The segment CTTCTAAATCTCCCGCTTCTTTCAAGGCATTGCCGAGATTTGTCTGGATTTGCAAATCCTGTGGATCTAAAGCAATCGCTTGTTGATACTGAGCGATCGCCTCTTGAATCTCTCCCCGTTTCAGATGCAAATTGCCTAAATTATAGCAGGCTTTGGTATAATTAGGTCGCAGAATGAGCGCTTGCTGATAATGGGCGATCGCCTCTGCCTGTTGTCCCTCCAACTTCAAGGAATTTGCCAGATTGTAATGGAACTCCGGCACATTTGGATGGATCTTTACCGCTTGCTGATACCAAGCAATCGCCCCTAAATTATCTCCCTCCTGGGAGGCGATCGTTCCTAACAGGTTCAATGCCAGAAGATTCTCCGGTTCCCGATGCAAAATTTCCCGACATAAAGTTTGTGCCCGGGCAAAATTCCCAGTTTCACACTGTTTTTGAGCCATTTCCAAACATTGTGAAACGGAGAGTTGTGAGTAAGGGTTCGCAGATTGATTCACGTCCATTATTTAAAGGCTATCGGGGAGGGTGATGATAGGAATTTACGCCAACAGACAAGCCACGGGAAACATGATATATTCGAGGAAAAATAGTTTCCAAATAAATTGATAACAAGCTGCGATCGCGACTTTATCCTCTAAATCCACCTCGCGACTGCGCCACCATAACCCCATCAATGCCACCGTATGGGCGATCGCCAAGACAAAGGGATTGACTTGCGGCAGCCACCAAAACGCCGCTACACTGGTCGCAATATAACAGAAAACTATAACCCATTTTGCTAAATCGAAGACGGTACGCGCTCCCAAACGCAGGGTCAAGGTGCTAATCTGATAAAGTCGATCGCCTTCCATATCGGGAATATCTTTAAAAATGGCGATCGCAAAGGTAAAGCCCAAAACAAACAGCGTCAGCGCCCATACCGAGGGGGGAATCATCATCGCGCCCTCCCCTTGCATCACCCATTGGTAATGTAAAAACAAGCCTAAATTAACAATAATCCCGCGCACGGTGAAAATGCAAAAAGACGCCCAAAAGGGAAACCGTTTTAAACGGATAGGCGGCAAGGAATAAGCCGTTCCCAATCCTAAACTAATGAGTACCGTTGCCAATAACCAAGGGCCTTGTAACCAGGCTAAGACAACGGCTAAACTCCCCGTTATTCCTACAATAATTTGCCCTTGTTGCCGGGAAAATTCACCGGCTGCAACGGGTAACTCCGGCTTG is part of the Laspinema palackyanum D2c genome and harbors:
- a CDS encoding homogentisate phytyltransferase, translated to MSQISPSPPAVSQPAEMNVVQKYAPWLYSFWKFTRPHTIIGTSLSAIGLFAIAWAFSGESLTWKALLPLFGTWFTCLCGNVYIVGLNQLFDIEIDQINKPELPVAAGEFSRQQGQIIVGITGSLAVVLAWLQGPWLLATVLISLGLGTAYSLPPIRLKRFPFWASFCIFTVRGIIVNLGLFLHYQWVMQGEGAMMIPPSVWALTLFVLGFTFAIAIFKDIPDMEGDRLYQISTLTLRLGARTVFDLAKWVIVFCYIATSVAAFWWLPQVNPFVLAIAHTVALMGLWWRSREVDLEDKVAIAACYQFIWKLFFLEYIMFPVACLLA